AATATCAATTCCAGGGATAGTACCGAAGCATGTTTAACACCTTTTGGCTACTATGAAAGTACTTAGTCCGTTCCAACATACATAGCATACTAGGTTTTGCTAGGACAAGCCTTTGACCAATACTATTAATGTAACTTTTGTGATACAAAATCATAACCACAAATAATTACTCTGGAAAATGAACCTAATGACATCAATTTTATGTCACATAAAGTATATAAGGCATGTACTGATGAAACCTAATGCGCAGATGTATTTTGAAACAGAGAGAGTATATGTTTTATTGTGGAACTTAAACTTCTACCATATATTCTATTGATACTAGTAGTTAATCGTGATACTGAATTACTGAAGGTATTCTCTTGATCAATTGCTATGGTTCATCGCATGGTGATTAttctatatatattttttattttagcACGCGTTCTTTTATGGGGACGTATGTAGTGCAAATTAATAGTGGTGTAATTTTTGAGGATCACGTCGGACAGGGCACCAAGACAGTATAAAAATTTCTAAGTTTCTGATCAGATATCTGCATTTAGGTGGCACAATCACCTTAATCCTGGTATAAACAAAGATGCATGGACGCAAGAAGAGGAGATAAGGCTCATTCAGGCTCATCACATATACGGAAACAAATGGGCTGAACTGTCAAAATTTCTACCAGGAAGGTAACAATTTTACCCTCCTGCTAACGCAATTAGAATTTTCAGTAATGCGATTAGAATTGGAAAAAGTGAATGCTTTGTGAATTGGTAATAATTTATTTCCAGTTTGTCTTATGTCTTCACAGTTTGAAAACCTAATGCTTTTCTATGTTGAATACTTGTATACAAGTAAGAAATGCATCATAACGTTGTCCTGCTGGAGTACTTGTGAGCTGGTTTGGACAATAAGGATAACTGAACTAGTGTTTTTATGTTTCCCTGTTAGGACGGACAATGCAATAAAAAATCATTGGCACAGCTCAGTTAAGAAGAAATATGAATCATATAGAGCAGAAGGATTACTGGCTCAGTTCCAGGGCCTACCAGCTGTTGTATATCCTACAGGGAGTCTAAATGTTGATTCATCATCTGCAATGACGCAGCAAAATAGTGATGGCAGTGGTTTGAATGTTAATCAGGAGGTACAAGATTCCTCGGAGTTTAGCCAATCAGCATTGGCTAATATTTCTTCTTCTCAAGTGGAGCAAGTTGATGAGCCTGTGGGCTGTCATGGGCAAATACATTCCAGTGATGGAGCACATGACTCTTACTCTTCATGTCAGGAAGCATGCGATACTAAAGCCAATGATGCTGCCTCTACTTCACCAGAGACTCGTCACCAGTTGTCGATCTCTGAAAATGATCCAGATATACACTGGCAGCAAGACCTTTCTGTAGCCGACTTCGATCTTCAGTCAGAACTGTGGCAGGATATTTCTTATCAGAGTCTTCTTACTGCACCAGACTCCATCAGTGCTGATTCTTTCTTCAGCCCAAATTACCCGCACAGTGCATGCTCATCTGAAGTTGCGAACAATTTTGAAGAACCACTTTATCCATTGCATACATACTCATCAAGCAGGACAGGCACTGTGCATCATCAAAGTTCTGCAACATCAGTACCTCCATCCTTTATTTGTTCAGGCCGTGCTAGCCAGATTGTTTCCAGTGAACTGCCTATAGTACCAGAATCCAAAGAGCAACAGATGACAAGTGTAGAAGAGTCACTGCCTATAGTACCAGAATCCAAAGAGCAACAGCTGACAAGTGTTGAAGAGTCACAACCTTTGGAATCTACAACCATGGGAAGAGAAGGGTCACCAAACCATGGTAAATCCGTGGTAGGACAAAAGCAGCATTCAGAAGCTTTATGCTATGAACCTCCTTGCTTTCCAAGCCTTGAAGTTCCATTTGTCAGCTGCGAGCTCATAAGCTCGAGTGACCTGCCAGAATATAGTCCTCTTGGCATTCGACAGTTGATGAGGCCATCCATGAGCTTCTCCACTCCACTAAGATTATGGAGCTCCCCTACATGTGATAGGAGTCGTGATGATGTGCTGAAAAGTGCTGCCAAAAGTTCTGTATGCACACCGTCGATAATGAAGAAGCGGCAGCGAGagcccccttctcctattccagaTGTAAGACTTGCAAAGAAAATGGGTACTGAAAAGGATTGTGGTAGCTCAGCCATGCCATCCACAAGAACTGAGAGATCTTGCAGAGATGCCACTCGAGATGATTCGCTTGATTTGATTC
This DNA window, taken from Triticum aestivum cultivar Chinese Spring chromosome 1D, IWGSC CS RefSeq v2.1, whole genome shotgun sequence, encodes the following:
- the LOC123180756 gene encoding transcription factor MYB3R-4 isoform X1 gives rise to the protein MTSDKGRTSKKAAEGSPSALAVPDGRASSGPQKGRLSNGRTTGPARRSTKGNWTLEEDDILRKAVEIHNGKNWKKIAECFPDRTDVQCLHRWQKVLNPELVKGPWSKEEDDVIIQMVKKYGPTKWSTIAQALPGRIGKQCRERWHNHLNPGINKDAWTQEEEIRLIQAHHIYGNKWAELSKFLPGRTDNAIKNHWHSSVKKKYESYRAEGLLAQFQGLPAVVYPTGSLNVDSSSAMTQQNSDGSGLNVNQEVQDSSEFSQSALANISSSQVEQVDEPVGCHGQIHSSDGAHDSYSSCQEACDTKANDAASTSPETRHQLSISENDPDIHWQQDLSVADFDLQSELWQDISYQSLLTAPDSISADSFFSPNYPHSACSSEVANNFEEPLYPLHTYSSSRTGTVHHQSSATSVPPSFICSGRASQIVSSELPIVPESKEQQMTSVEESLPIVPESKEQQLTSVEESQPLESTTMGREGSPNHGKSVVGQKQHSEALCYEPPCFPSLEVPFVSCELISSSDLPEYSPLGIRQLMRPSMSFSTPLRLWSSPTCDRSRDDVLKSAAKSSVCTPSIMKKRQREPPSPIPDVRLAKKMGTEKDCGSSAMPSTRTERSCRDATRDDSLDLIPENSKDIIYQGKTEDNANINTLEKGERCSTTERDTAYNLVSAGILTDRNGPNPERRKLNTPTKSFSKDIISSRSKPTELLVEKSSVYINADYEYVNILADTPGIKRGLESPSAWKSPLFTNFQDGFFMSPTGTTFDALGLVKQINEQNAPALEEAHELLESGSLCNKESSDKENIKHIVIKKEHATTNQISNVMSEARILDFNECTTPVKKKEDNRCNTLGRSPTSYVLKNVR
- the LOC123180756 gene encoding transcription factor MYB3R-4 isoform X2 → MVKKYGPTKWSTIAQALPGRIGKQCRERWHNHLNPGINKDAWTQEEEIRLIQAHHIYGNKWAELSKFLPGRTDNAIKNHWHSSVKKKYESYRAEGLLAQFQGLPAVVYPTGSLNVDSSSAMTQQNSDGSGLNVNQEVQDSSEFSQSALANISSSQVEQVDEPVGCHGQIHSSDGAHDSYSSCQEACDTKANDAASTSPETRHQLSISENDPDIHWQQDLSVADFDLQSELWQDISYQSLLTAPDSISADSFFSPNYPHSACSSEVANNFEEPLYPLHTYSSSRTGTVHHQSSATSVPPSFICSGRASQIVSSELPIVPESKEQQMTSVEESLPIVPESKEQQLTSVEESQPLESTTMGREGSPNHGKSVVGQKQHSEALCYEPPCFPSLEVPFVSCELISSSDLPEYSPLGIRQLMRPSMSFSTPLRLWSSPTCDRSRDDVLKSAAKSSVCTPSIMKKRQREPPSPIPDVRLAKKMGTEKDCGSSAMPSTRTERSCRDATRDDSLDLIPENSKDIIYQGKTEDNANINTLEKGERCSTTERDTAYNLVSAGILTDRNGPNPERRKLNTPTKSFSKDIISSRSKPTELLVEKSSVYINADYEYVNILADTPGIKRGLESPSAWKSPLFTNFQDGFFMSPTGTTFDALGLVKQINEQNAPALEEAHELLESGSLCNKESSDKENIKHIVIKKEHATTNQISNVMSEARILDFNECTTPVKKKEDNRCNTLGRSPTSYVLKNVR